In Notamacropus eugenii isolate mMacEug1 chromosome 1, mMacEug1.pri_v2, whole genome shotgun sequence, one genomic interval encodes:
- the LOC140526470 gene encoding uncharacterized protein, with translation MLFCGLFTQSLAQQENSQSAAVSEYASLLQNVASFLELLVKALRNIILQASQTVATTEAPTEAETEAPTEAPTEAETEAPTEAPSETETEAPTEAPTEAPTEAPTEAETEAPTEAPTEAPTEAPTQAPTQAPTEAETEVPTEEPTEAPTEAETEVPTEEPTEAPTETETEVPAEEPSEPETEVPTEEPTEAPTETETEVPTEEPTEAPTETETEAPTEAPTEAETEAPTEAPTEAPTQAPTEAETEVPTEEPTEAPTETETEMPTEEPTEAPTETETEVPTEEPTEAPTETETEVPTEEPTEAPTETETEVPTEEPTEPETEVPTEEPTETETEVPAEEPTETETEVPTEEPTETETEVPTEEPTEPETEVSTEAPTEAETEAPTEAPTEAPTQALTQAPTAAETEAPTEAPTEAPTETSAAAGTAQTTAQPTQTKPTQTTKTKQTTTRKVPPSKPMIHFANAIRSFLLKANIPGAMRKLFIKTVKQPPANLKSLLKSLQKVLPSTSIKLRTLSVVADQSKDRHQQNTYTRMAFDVNVKTSPGTCTAEVNLINRCVFGSLMKKRKPYLALQHCETKLGFIKVKQMTNRKNPFNRIPNALKLTLPSVANQILHRLMKTSLKSGDTTLKNFLARQLYLGNVISS, from the exons ATGCTCTTTTGTGGCCTGTTCACACAGAGCTTGGCCCAGCAGGAAAACAGCCAGTCAGCAGCAGTCTCAGAATATGCTTCACTTTTACAAAATGTTGCCTCATTCCTTGAATTATTGGTAAAAGCATTAagaaatataatacttcaggcaaGTCAAACAGTAGCCACAACAGAAGCACCAACagaggcagaaactgaggcaccaacaGAAGCACCAACagaggcagaaactgaggcaccaacaGAAGCACCATCagagacagaaactgaggcaccaacaGAAGCACCAACAGAGGCACCAACAGAAGCACCAACagaggcagaaactgaggcaccaacaGAGGCACCAACAGAAGCACCAACAGAGGCACCAACACAAGCACCAACACAAGCACCAACAGAGGCAGAAACTGAGGTGCCAACAGAAGAACCAACAGAAGCACCAACAGAGGCAGAAACTGAGGTGCCAACAGAAGAACCAACAGAAGCACcaacagagacagaaactgagGTGCCAGCAGAAGAACCATCAGAGCCAGAAACTGAGGTGCCAACAGAAGAACCAACAGAAGCACcaacagagacagaaactgagGTGCCAACAGAAGAACCAACAGAAGCACcaacagagacagaaactgagGCGCCAACAGAGGCACCAACagaggcagaaactgaggcaccaacaGAAGCACCAACAGAGGCACCAACACAAGCACCAACAGAGGCAGAAACTGAGGTGCCAACAGAAGAACCAACAGAAGCACcaacagagacagaaactgagaTGCCAACAGAAGAACCAACAGAAGCACcaacagagacagaaactgagGTGCCAACAGAAGAACCAACAGAAGCACcaacagagacagaaactgagGTGCCAACAGAAGAACCAACAGAAGCACcaacagagacagaaactgagGTGCCAACAGAAGAACCAACAGAGCCAGAAACTGAGGTGCCAACAGAAGAACcaacagagacagaaactgagGTGCCAGCAGAAGAACcaacagagacagaaactgagGTGCCAACAGAAGAACcaacagagacagaaactgagGTGCCAACAGAAGAACCAACAGAGCCAGAAACTGAGGTGTCAACAGAAGCACCAACAgaggcagaaactgaggccccaacaGAAGCACCAACAGAGGCACCAACACAAGCACTAACACAAGCACCAACAGcggcagaaactgaggcaccaacaGAAGCACCAACAGAGGCACCAACAGAAACCTCAGCAGCAGCTGGGACAGCACAGACAACAGCTCAGCCAACTCAGACAAAACCAACTCAaacaacaaagacaaaacagacaACAACTAGGAAAGTTCCTCCTTCAAAACCAATGATACATTTTGCTAATG CTATACGAAGTTTCTTGTTGAAAGCGAATATTCCAGGTGCTATGCGGAAACTTTTCATAAAAACCGTGAAACAACCACCAGCAAATCTAAAAAGCCTACTAAAATCACTGCAAAAAGTGTTACCTTCTACCTC GATAAAACTTCGCACCCTCAGTGTTGTCGCTGACCAAAGTAAAGATAGGCATCAGCAAAACACATATACCAGAATGGCTTTTGATGTAAACGTGAAAAC aTCTCCTGGAACATGTACTGCTGAGGTAAACCTAATAAACAGATGTGTCTTTGGATCattgatgaagaaaagaaagccttATCTAGCTCTTCAGCATTGTGAAACTAAACTTGGATTTATTAAAGTTAAGCAAAT gACAAACAGGAAAAACCCTTTTAATCGAATACCAAATGCCCTGAAACTGACTCTTCCTTCTGTGGCAAATCAAATA CTCCACCGATTGATGAAAACTTCGTTAAAATCAGGAGATACTACATTGAAAAATTTCTTAGCCA